The DNA sequence TGGCCGGGCTGCACCCTTTCCACCTGGTACTGTTTTCGCAACTCGGCCACGATGGCCCAGTCGGTGGAATGCTGGCGGGACTGGAAGTCGAATCCGCCGAAGAGTTTGGCTCCCGTCTCCAGGATGCCGACCCTTCTGCGTTCCGCCCGCGACACCACCCGAATGGAGCGCATCAGCTCGTATTCCACCGGCAATCCGGGATCCAGGAAGGGGACGACGAATTCCTCGGGGCCGCAGTTGAAGGCGATGCCCAGGAAGATCTCGTCGGGTGTTCCCGAGCTCCGCCGGGACGCGGGCACCTGCCGCGGTCGGATGTCGAAACGCTCCTGGGCTTCACGGGCCTGCGGCGTGTACCTTTCGGTCTCCACGATCCGGGTCTGCAGGCGGTTACCGCCGAGGGCAGACAACTCCCGGAGCAGATTGATCAGGTTGTTTCGAGTGGGAAGGTAGCTGCGGGGCACCTCCGGGCTCAGGTAAGCCTGAATGAAGACCGGCCGGCCCGGATCCAGCCCCTCGATCAGCGCTCGCGTGTCGGGCGAGAGCGAATGGATCCGTTCGGCAGTGAGGTCAACCCGTCCTCCCAGGCGGTCCAGCACCAGCGTCAGTCCGGCCAGGCCGACCACCAGAGCCAGCCCCCGCACCAGCAGGTGGGCGCCCATGGCCGGGGCCTGTCGGCCGGTGGGCCAGTGGCGCCGTCCCAGCAGCTCCACGTTGAGATAGACCATGGCGGCCGCAAAGGCGAGGAAGTAGACCACCGAGGAAAGGGAGACCACTCCCGAGGCCAGGTCCTGGAATTGGTGGTTGAAGGAGAAACCGGCCACCAGCCGTTCGGCGCCCCCGGTCAGGACGGTGCCTGCATGGTCGATGAAGACGGGAACGGCGCAGAGCAGGGCGCCCAGGATGAAGGCCACGGTGATGTTGTCGGTCAAGAGGGACCCGACCATTCCCAGAGCCAGCAGCGCCACTCCCATGAGCCAGTAGCCCAGGTAGGTGGCGGCCATCAGGCCGGGGTCCGGGTTGCCCAGCCATCCCAGCACCAGCACGTGGGTCAGGGAAAAGAAGAGGGCCACGGTGTAGATGCCGGCGGCAGCCAGATATTTGCCCAGCACGATGCCGAAGTCGGTGGCCGGAAGGGTCAGCAGCAGCTCGTCGGTTCCGTTGCGCTTCTCCTCGGCCCAGATGTTCATGGTGATGGAGGGAATCAGAAAGACCAGAAGGTAGGGGAAGACGCGGTTGAGCTGGTCCAGATTGGCCAGGTTGGCGGCGAAGAACCCGTCCTGCCAGAAGGCCGCCAGGGCGCTCAGGAAGACGAAGAGGGTAATGAAGACGTAACCGGTAGGGCTGCTGAAATAGCCGGTCAGTTCCCGCTTGCAGACGACCCTGGCAAGCTGCCAATGACTCTTCACGCTTGCGTCTCCCTTGTCTCCGGATCCGGTTCGGGCACGGCGCCCCGGACCGTTTCCTCCGAGGGGGTCGGACCATGCGGACTTGCAGCGGAGACTTCCGGTTCGGGCGCCTCCCTGCCGTTCCTGCCCGTCAGGCGGTAAAAGGCCTCGGCCAGGCTGGTCCCGGCCGCCATCTCCCCGGGCGTGCCGTCAAAGACGATTCGGCCCTCGTGAATGAGAATGACGTGGTCGGCCACGGCTTCCACTTCCTGGAGGATGTGGGTCGAAAGCAGCACCGTCCTGGTTTTGCCCAAGTGCCGGATCAACTCCCGAACCTCGCGGATCTGGTTGGGATCCAGGCCGCTGGTGGGCTCGTCCATGATGAGGATGTCGGGCTCGTGGAGCAGGACCTGGGCCATTCCCAGGCGCTGGCGATAGCCCTTGGAGAGCTTGTAGACGCTCTTTTCCAGGACGGCTTCCAGGCGGCATTGCTCAACCACGGCCTCGATGCGCGCGTCGAGCCGATCCCGCGTCAGCCCCCGGGCCTCGCCGAAGAACCGCAGCAGCTCCAGAGGAGTCATCTCCGGATAGAGAGGACCGTTTTCCGGAAGATACCCGATCCGGGCTGCCGCTTCGATGCGGTAGCGCGAGACATCCCGCCCCGCAATGCGGGCAACGCCGGCGGTGGGTGTGAGATAGCCGGTCAGGATCCGCAGCGTGGTCGACTTGCCGGCCCCGTTGGGGCCCAGGAAGGCGGCCACCTGTCCGCGGGGAATCGAGAAGGAGACGTCCTGCAGCGCGGCAAAGGTCCCAAAGATCTTGCTCAACCCCTGGGCCTCGATCATGGGTGGGGAGTCGGCTTCTGTCATGACGGCGACACCAAATTCCGGTTCACGGCGCCGGTTCCGAAACCCATCTCAGGTTGCTCCACCGGCGCTCCGGACGTCATCTCCGCATCCACCGGTGAGAAATGCGGGCTCGCGCCGGGCTGTCCAGGGGGCCATGGAAAGGGTTGTGCGCGGGGTGAACTGCGAATTTGAAGGTGCATCCTCTACGGCAAGAATCGCCTTCCGCTGCTCAGGAGAACACCTCCTGCGGCAGGTGCTTCGTTCAACTTTGCAAGGTTAACCCCAACCCGATTTTTTTTCAATGGGCGGCGCCAGGCTGCGGCGCACTGGCCGTGCTAGAATTCCGGTCTGTCGGGTGGGTCGCCCCGGGTTTCCGAGCGGCCTGCGGCGGCCGCACCTGTCTTGCCGCGCCCACGCCTCTAAGTGGTTAGTGAATAACGACTAATGTTGAGTAAAGCGTTCCGGGCACAGTCAAGCGCCTGACGATTTGACTGTGCCTTTTTGAGAGACTCCGCCGAGATCAGCGACATGCTTCTCGCATCGATCAAATCACTCCCCACCCTCCACTCCTCACTCTCCACTATCCTGCGGACCGGCACGGTCCTGACCTTCCTGTGTTCTCCGCCCCCCCCTGGCGATGCCCTTCCGGCGGACCCGGCCGCGCCTTTCAGCGACCGGACCCGGACGATGGGCATCGATTTTCGCCACCAGAATGGCGCCTCGGCCCAGAAGCACCTGGTGGAGACCATGGGATCGGGTTGCGGGCTGCTGGACTACGACGGCGACGGCAGGCTGGACGTGCTGCTAATCAACGGCGGCCGCACGCCGGACTCGCCGCCGTTCGAGCCTAGACCCCACGCGCTCTATCGCAACCTGGGCGGCGGGCGCCTGGAGGAGGTGACCCTTGAAGCCGGCCTGGAACCGACGGCCGATTACGGCATGGGAGTCGCCGTGGGCGACTACGACAACGACGGGGACCCCGATCTCTACCTCACCAATTTCGGTCCCAACCGGCTCTACCGCAACGACGGCGACGGCACCTTCAGCGACGTCACCCCCCGGGCGGGCGTTGCCGGCGCCGAATGGAGCACCAGCGCCGCCTTCTTCGATTACGACCGGGACGGAGCTCCCGACCTTTACGTGGTGAACTATCTGGATGCGAGCTTCGAGCGCAATCCGCCCTGCGAGATGAAGGGGATTCGGGCCTATTGCCATCCGCGCCACTATGCCGGGGTGGCCGACCGTCTTTACCGGAACCTGGGCGATGGCCGGTTCCGCGACGTCAGCCGGTCCAGCGGCGTTCTGAACCCCGAGGGCAAGGGCCTGGGAGTGGTGGCGGCCGATTTCGACCAGGACGGCTGGGTCGACCTTTACGTGGCCAACGACTCCGTGCGCAACATCCTGTTGAAGAATAACGGGGACGGGACCTTTGCCGACGTGACGCTTCTTTCTGGGACCGGCTACAACAGCCAGGCCCAGGCCGAAGCAGGGATGGGGGTGGATGCGGCCGACTACGATGGGGACCGCCTCCTGGACATTGTCGTGACCAACTACGACCTGGAGACCAACGCGCTCTACCGCTACCAGGGAAACTGGCTGTTCGGGGACGAGCGCTGGAGGTCGGGCCTGGCGCGGAAAGACCGCTTCCTGCTGGGTTTCGGCGCCGGCTTTCTGGACTTCGACAACGACGGGGACCGGGACCTGCTGGTGGTCAACGGACACGTGGTGGACAACATCGAACGGATCCAGCCCGACCTCTCCCACCCCCAGCCCGATCAGTTGTTCGAAAACCGGGGAGGGAGATTCCTGGAGCACGAGCCCTTCTACCGATGGTCATCCCGGCAGGCGCGGGTAGGCCGGGGCGCGGCCCTGGGAGATATCGACAATGACGGCGACATCGACGTCCTCGTCAGCAACTGCGGGGCAGAGCCGGCCCTGCTCATCAACCGGGTCGGGGCCCGCAAGAACTGGATCCAGCTCCGCTTGACCGGGACCGACAGCAGCCGCGACGCCGTCGGGACCCGCTTGACCCTCACCACGGCAGAGGGGCGGCAGACCGACCAGATCACGGGCGGGGGAAGCTATCTGTCGGCCGGCGACCCGCGCGCCCACTTCGGGTTGGGGGAGGTGGCCAGGGTGGAGGAGATCCGGATCCGCTGGCCCAGCGGAAAAGACGAAGTCCTCAGGGACATACCCGCCAATCGAATCCTGCAGGTCACCGAGGGTCGCGCCTCCCAGTACTCGACTGCCCCCGGGACCCGCCCGG is a window from the Acidobacteriota bacterium genome containing:
- a CDS encoding Gldg family protein, which translates into the protein MKSHWQLARVVCKRELTGYFSSPTGYVFITLFVFLSALAAFWQDGFFAANLANLDQLNRVFPYLLVFLIPSITMNIWAEEKRNGTDELLLTLPATDFGIVLGKYLAAAGIYTVALFFSLTHVLVLGWLGNPDPGLMAATYLGYWLMGVALLALGMVGSLLTDNITVAFILGALLCAVPVFIDHAGTVLTGGAERLVAGFSFNHQFQDLASGVVSLSSVVYFLAFAAAMVYLNVELLGRRHWPTGRQAPAMGAHLLVRGLALVVGLAGLTLVLDRLGGRVDLTAERIHSLSPDTRALIEGLDPGRPVFIQAYLSPEVPRSYLPTRNNLINLLRELSALGGNRLQTRIVETERYTPQAREAQERFDIRPRQVPASRRSSGTPDEIFLGIAFNCGPEEFVVPFLDPGLPVEYELMRSIRVVSRAERRRVGILETGAKLFGGFDFQSRQHSTDWAIVAELRKQYQVERVQPGQDYPKNLDALMVVLPNTLEQDQVGRLTDYVKEGNPTLILVDPLPAFNPELSAQPMPQGPFRQGPPPRKPADLQPLMEMLGVDWDPGRIAWDKYNPHPQFRSLPPEVIFLGVAGGENPPFNPDEAITSGLQELVAIYPGSIKLAAGSRTTLTPLLQTGADSGLTDWNRLMQRSLFGFQMAANLPHEPDPDRYTLAARLTGIAPDQPVRAILITDVDLMGEQFFSIRRQGIETLQFDNVTFLLNAVDQLVGDESFIALRKRRRRHRTLEAVESRTRVYEERRLDETRQAEATAAQRLQEAQARLDRAVEALRQRRDLDEQTKRIMIANQEKAENRRLAVARTNIEEEKQRLIGKSRADMESSIRDIQNAIKFLAAALPPVPAFALFLVVSVRRLRREKIGVGADRLVE
- a CDS encoding ABC transporter ATP-binding protein → MTEADSPPMIEAQGLSKIFGTFAALQDVSFSIPRGQVAAFLGPNGAGKSTTLRILTGYLTPTAGVARIAGRDVSRYRIEAAARIGYLPENGPLYPEMTPLELLRFFGEARGLTRDRLDARIEAVVEQCRLEAVLEKSVYKLSKGYRQRLGMAQVLLHEPDILIMDEPTSGLDPNQIREVRELIRHLGKTRTVLLSTHILQEVEAVADHVILIHEGRIVFDGTPGEMAAGTSLAEAFYRLTGRNGREAPEPEVSAASPHGPTPSEETVRGAVPEPDPETRETQA
- a CDS encoding CRTAC1 family protein, giving the protein MLLASIKSLPTLHSSLSTILRTGTVLTFLCSPPPPGDALPADPAAPFSDRTRTMGIDFRHQNGASAQKHLVETMGSGCGLLDYDGDGRLDVLLINGGRTPDSPPFEPRPHALYRNLGGGRLEEVTLEAGLEPTADYGMGVAVGDYDNDGDPDLYLTNFGPNRLYRNDGDGTFSDVTPRAGVAGAEWSTSAAFFDYDRDGAPDLYVVNYLDASFERNPPCEMKGIRAYCHPRHYAGVADRLYRNLGDGRFRDVSRSSGVLNPEGKGLGVVAADFDQDGWVDLYVANDSVRNILLKNNGDGTFADVTLLSGTGYNSQAQAEAGMGVDAADYDGDRLLDIVVTNYDLETNALYRYQGNWLFGDERWRSGLARKDRFLLGFGAGFLDFDNDGDRDLLVVNGHVVDNIERIQPDLSHPQPDQLFENRGGRFLEHEPFYRWSSRQARVGRGAALGDIDNDGDIDVLVSNCGAEPALLINRVGARKNWIQLRLTGTDSSRDAVGTRLTLTTAEGRQTDQITGGGSYLSAGDPRAHFGLGEVARVEEIRIRWPSGKDEVLRDIPANRILQVTEGRASQYSTAPGTRPEAE